GCGGTCGCAGGGCGAGCTCGCCGAGGCGCTCCAGCACCTCGGTGGCTCGCTGCGCTTCTACGCCGACGCCGACGGGCTGGTGATGGCCGGTGACTCACTGGCCTCCGAGCTCGGACCGTTGCTCGCGCTCGCCGCGGAGGTGCTGACCTCGTCGTCCTACCCCCGGGCCGCCGTCGAGCGCGAGGCCGACCGCTTCGCCGACGGCCTGCGGCGCGCGCTGTCGCAGCCCGGGGTGCTGGCCGACGAGGCGTGGCGCGGCCGCGCCTTCGGAGCCCATCCCTACGGCCGCGACGTGCCCTCACCCGAGGAGGTCCTCGAGGTGCCGGCATCGTCGATGAGAGCCGCACACCGGCGTCGCGTCGGCCCCGACGGCGCCGTGCTGGTGCTGGTCGGCGACCTGCGGCCCGCCCGTGCGCTCGACCAGGTCGAGCGGGCCTGGGCCGGCTGGACCGCCGGTGGGGGCGCCTCGCACGTGCCTCCGCTGCCGGCCCTGGAGCCCGGGCCGCTGGTGCTGGTGGACCGGCCCGGAGCGGTGCAGTCCAACCTGCGCCTCGGCGGCCCCGCCCCGCGCCGCGGAGAGCCCACCTATGCGGCCGCCGAGATCGCCAACGCGCTCTTCGGCGGCTACTTCTCCTCACGGTTGGTGACCAACATCCGCGAGGACAAGGGCTACACCTACAGCCCCTACAGCCTGATCAACAACGCGGCCGCCGGCTCGTGGGTGACCGTCGCCGCCGACGTGGCCACGGAGGTGACCGCGCCGGCGCTGCTGGAGACGTCGTACGAGCTGGGCCGGATGGCGAGCCTGCCGCCCGGCGCGGACGAGGTGGCGGCGACCGGGCAGTACCTCGTCGGCTCGATCGCCCTGTCCACGGCCACCCAGTCGGGGCTGGCGGACACGCTGCTCGACCTGCTGACCGACGGCCAGGACGTCGCGTGGCTGCGCGAGCACCCCCAGCGGCTCGCCGCGGTCACGCCGGAGCAGGTGCACGAGGCATCGATCCCGATGCTGGGGCCGGCCGGTCTGGTCTCGGCCGTCGTCGGCGACGCGGAGCTGGTCGAGGGGCCGCTGGCCGCGCTCGGCGAGGTCGTCCGGACCTGAGCCGCCACCGGGCCCGGCCCCCGGCGATGCGGAGCGCCCGGCCTGCTCTGGTTGGATGGTTGCATGGGTGACTGGCTCTACCTGATCATCGGCATCGTCGTCCTCGGCGGTGCCCTCGTGGCCGGTCTGCTGACCTCCGGACGGCGGCGCCGGGGGGCTCCGGGCACCGGCACCGATGTGATCGCGCCGGCTCCGGCCGAGCGTGCCGCGGAGGCGGCTGCGGAGGCAGAGCCCGAGGCTACGGGTGGGGCGCCGACGACCACCCTCGAGCGACCGGAGGGTACGGCGTCGCGGCTGGTCCGCCTACGCCAGCGGCTCGCCGGCTCCCAGGGCGGGCTGGGCCGGGGCCTGCTCGCGCTGCTCTCGCGCGACCGGCTCGACGAGGACACGTGGGAGGCGATCGAGGACACCTTGCTCACCGCCGACGTCGGGGTGGCCCCCACCACCGAGCTGGTGACCAACCTGCGCAACCGGCTGCGCGTCGACGGCAAGGAGGCCGGGGACCCGCGCAGCGTGCTGCGCGACGAGCTGCTCCGGCTGGTCGACCCCGACATGGACCGGCGGCTCCAGGTCTCGGGTGCCGACGGCAAGCCCGGGGTCGTCCTCGTGGTCGGCGTGAACGGCACCGGCAAGACCACCACCGTCGGCAAACTGGCCCGGATCCTGGTCGCCGAGGACCGCTCGGTGGTGCTCGGTGCCGCGGACACGTTCCGCGCCGCTGCGGTCGACCAGCTGGCGACCTGGGGTGAGCGGGTCGGCGTCGAGGTCGTGCGCGGGCCGGAGGGCAGCGACCCGGCCAGCGTCGCCTTCCAGGCGGTCCAGGAGGC
This genomic window from Nocardioides cynanchi contains:
- a CDS encoding M16 family metallopeptidase; translated protein: MSPARRAPQPREIPGLTRPRQPRLPSVAERTLPNGLRVVAVRRASVPLVQVRMRIPTAVRRPGDLARMLLLQRSIMLGTAERSQGELAEALQHLGGSLRFYADADGLVMAGDSLASELGPLLALAAEVLTSSSYPRAAVEREADRFADGLRRALSQPGVLADEAWRGRAFGAHPYGRDVPSPEEVLEVPASSMRAAHRRRVGPDGAVLVLVGDLRPARALDQVERAWAGWTAGGGASHVPPLPALEPGPLVLVDRPGAVQSNLRLGGPAPRRGEPTYAAAEIANALFGGYFSSRLVTNIREDKGYTYSPYSLINNAAAGSWVTVAADVATEVTAPALLETSYELGRMASLPPGADEVAATGQYLVGSIALSTATQSGLADTLLDLLTDGQDVAWLREHPQRLAAVTPEQVHEASIPMLGPAGLVSAVVGDAELVEGPLAALGEVVRT
- the ftsY gene encoding signal recognition particle-docking protein FtsY, giving the protein MGDWLYLIIGIVVLGGALVAGLLTSGRRRRGAPGTGTDVIAPAPAERAAEAAAEAEPEATGGAPTTTLERPEGTASRLVRLRQRLAGSQGGLGRGLLALLSRDRLDEDTWEAIEDTLLTADVGVAPTTELVTNLRNRLRVDGKEAGDPRSVLRDELLRLVDPDMDRRLQVSGADGKPGVVLVVGVNGTGKTTTVGKLARILVAEDRSVVLGAADTFRAAAVDQLATWGERVGVEVVRGPEGSDPASVAFQAVQEATERGIDTVLVDTAGRLQNKAGLMDELGKVKRVIEKQAPVTEVLLVLDATTGQNGLVQARVFAEIVDVTGIVLTKLDGSAKGGIVVAVQRQLGVPVKLVGLGEGPDDLAPFDAGAFVDALLG